The following is a genomic window from Coriobacteriia bacterium.
GATCGTGCCGACGAAGACGGTCCGCCGGCGCGCATGTGGCTCCATCTCGACCGGGCGGAACCGCGTGAAGTCGATCGGGTTGTATACGACTGCACACCGCTCCGGAGCGATCTGATGATCCGAGACGATGTGCTCCATGATCTCGGGCCGTATGCAGATGTACCTCTCAATGCGATCGTCCACCAGCGGTGTCTCTATGTCGTACTGCGAGTGCACCGTGGCCACGGCGGGAACGCTCGGGAACATCTTGAGCGCGATCTCGGCGGGCTGGAACTGGCTGACATGCAGGATATCGGGGCGCAACGACCGGTACGGCGCGCTCTGCACGTCGTAGACCTCCACGCCCAGCTGCCGCGCTCGTGCGTCGACCACACCGCCGGTCTGTGATATCACCGTCACCCGATGGCCTCGCTCGCGAAGCTCCCTGCACAGCTCGTACACGTACAGCTCCGAACCGGTGAGGAACCGGAAGTTGAGCAGTGTGAAGAGGACGTGCAGCCCTCCGTCGGTCGTGCGGGTGACCGGCGGCGGGGCCGAGGTCCGTCCGGGGACGGTATGCAGCCCCGTGCGCAGCTTGTCGAACCACTTCTGATAGAGCCTTGCGAAGTTCTGCTCGAAGTATCGCCCCGGCGAGTCCGGGGCGTCGCCCTTCGAGTTGACCGTCGTGCCCCAGTAGTGCGTCAGCCGGGACGCAGGCTGGTACATCACCCGGAACCCCTTGTCGCGCACCGCGAGGTTGAAGTCAACGTCCTCGAAGTTCGCGACGAAGTAGCCTTCGTCCATGCCGTCGACGCGGTCCCACACCTTCTTCGTGGTGAGCAGGCAGGCCGCGGTGACACCCGGCACCTCCTCGAGGACGTTCGCCTCGGGAAGGTCCTCCGGTTCCTTCAGGTAGCGATGGTATGGCCAGAAGTGCGGCACGGGCTCCTTGTTGTACTGGAACTCGATGCCGCAGTGCTGGAGCGTCGTGTCGGGCAGCATCAGCTTGCTGCCCACGATCCCCACGTCGCCGGAGAGCACCTCCAGCATGGCATCGAGCCAGCCTTCCATCGGGACCGTGTCGTTGTTGAGCAGGCAGATCGTGCCGTACTTCGAGGCGGCGACCCCTTGGTTGCAACCTGCCGCGAAACCGGCGTTCCGGGTGTTGAAGAGCGCGCGGACGTGCGGCTTCTCCTCGGCGAGCTTCTGGAGGAACTCCGGGGTGCCGTCGGTGGAGGCGTTGTCGACTATCACGATCTGATGACCCGAGGTCGTCTCGTCGAGCGCCTCGAGGCACTCCTGCGTGTACCTCAGGTTGTTGTGAGTGAGGATGATGATGGAGACACCGCGCGGCTGCTTCTTCATGCTTGCGGCTCCGAAATGCTTCTCTGAGCGGTGCCCGGCGACATGGTGCAGCGATTGTAGCAAATGCTGAGGCCGTACTATCCCCCAGCGGCCTTCCGGCGCTCGAGGTACTTCACGATCCAATCGGTGACCGCCATACCCGCGCCCGCGAAGACACCGGCCGCCAGGATGAAGGCGCCCGCCTCGTTCTCGGGGTTGCTCCGCATCGCGAGCACCACGACCACCGCGAACACCACGATGATGACCGTCGAAGCGAGACGCGCCACGTCGAGACGCACGTGTTCGCGGCGCGAGGGCGAGAGGTCGCGGACGGCGGCGATGTCGAGCCACACCACGAAAGCGAGCACCGCCACCGCCACGATCGCCGCTGCCGCGACCGGTCCCGCGAACTCCCAACTCGTGAACGGCTTCGCGGCAAGGCTGGTGACGGCCACCAAGAGCATGGCCGCGATCCAGATCGCGTTGCCGCCGACGAAGTGTCCCCCGAGCGCGGACAGTACGACGGTCCGGTCGATGCGACGACCGTGGAGCACCCACGTCAGCGCGGGCCCGACGACCGTCCCAGCGAGGCTGAGGATGGCGACGGCAGCCATGAGGAACATCTCCAAGGGAGTCTTCGGAGCGGTCCCGAGAGGCGTCAGCCCCCCGAGGGAGAAGATCGCGAGACTGAGCCCCGTGAACAGGCCGAACGTGCCCGCCGTGATCAGACAGGCGTCGCCGGCGAGCTCGACGCGAGAGCCGGGCTTGAAGGTCTCTCCCATGGTCCCCACCCCCTGTTCGGAGTATATACCTCGCCGACGACCGCGAACCGCCCACGGCGGCACGGCGTCCGAAGGGGTGGCGGTCGCTTCCGGGCCGCCGATGGGAACCATCCCGATGTGGGCCCGCACACGCGGGCTCCGGCGAGAGGAGGCGCGGCATGAAGCGGTATCTCCCCGCGCTGCTCGCGGCGCTCCTGGCCGTGGCGGCGCTCGGTCTGGCCGGCTGCCAGACGAAGGTGGTGACGTCGCCTGGCGGCGGCGCCCCGATCGACACCGTCACCGCGCAGGGTAACGGCAAGGCGCTCACCGCGCCCGACAAGGCGGAGATGACCTTCGGCGTCAGCATCACCGACTCCGACGCCAAGCGCGCGCTAGACCGCGCCTCGACGACCGCCCGGGCCATCACCGACGCACTGCTTTCGGCTGGCATCGCGAAGGACGACATCCAGACCGCGGGCATCACGCTCTTCCCTCAGCGCGACAACAGCAACCACGTCACCGGCTACTCCTCGTCGATCTCGGTGCGCGCCGTCGCGCGCGACTTCGCGAAGCTGGGCGCGGTCATCGAAGCGGCCACGAAGGCTGGCGCCACGGAGATCGGCGGGCCGTCGTTCATGGTCTCCGACGACAATCCCGCCAACGACAAGGCGCTGTCCGCCGCGGTCGACGACGCGCGCAAGCGCGCCGGGACGATGGCCAAGGCCGCCGGTAAGAGCGTCGGCCGCATCGTGAGCGTCTCGGAGGCCGGCGTGCAGTCGCCGGGGCCGATCTACGATCAGCGTTTCATGGCCTCCGCGCGGTCGCGCGGCGCGGCCGCGCCTCCGGTCGAGCCGGGCAGCATGGAGACCGTCGCTCAGGTTACGGTCGTCTTCGAGCTGAAGTAGCCCCGGGTAGCGCCCACCACCCCCGTTCGGCTACGCTCCGGCACGGGGGTGGTGGCATGCGCACGGTCGTCGGCGTGATGGGCTCGGGCGAACCGCTCGACCCGGCGGGCTACACGCGGGCCTACGAGGTCGGTCGGCTCGTCGCCGGCCGCGGCTGGGTCCTCGTCAACGGCGGACGCGCCGCCGGGGTGATGGACGCCTCCGCGAAAGGCGCCCACGACTCCGGTGGCCTCGTCGTCGGTGTGCTCCCCGACGCCGACGCGGACGAGGCTTCGACGCATCTCGACATCGCCGTGCGCACGGGCATGGGAGAGGCGCGCAACGTCGTCAACGTCCTCACGAGCGACGTCGTCATCGCCCTGCCGGGAGGCGCGGGCACGCTCTCCGAGATCGCGCTGGCGCTGCGCGCGGACGTCCCGGTCGTCGCGCTCGACTTCCCCCTCGGCGTCGCCTTCGCCCGGTTCGAGAGCGCGGGACTGCTCTCGAACGCGAGCACCCCCGAGGAAGCCGTCGACCTCGCCGCGCGAGAACTCGCGAAGAGAGGGCTCTAGATGCCCGCGAAGCCCTCCGGACCGCTCGTCGGCAAGACCGTCGTCGTCACCGGCTCCTCGCGCGGCATCGGACGGGCGATCGTCGAGGCGTGCGCCGAGGCGGGCGCCAATGTGGTCGCGAGCTCACGGACCCCGAAGCGGTCGAGGACCTCGTCGCCGAACTGCACTCGAGGCACCTGCGCGCCGCCGGCGCCGTCGCGGACGTGCGCTCCGATACCGACCTCGCGCGCCTGCTCGAGACGGCCCTCGCCGCGTTCGGCCGCGTCGACGTGTGGCTCAACAACGCCGGCGTCTCGGCCGGCTACCGGCATCTCGACGACCTCTCACCGGAAGAGGTGCGTGAGATCGTCGACATCAACGTCACCGGCACGCTGCTCGGTTGCCGTTTGATGGCGCCGTACTTCGCGGAGCATGGAGGCATCCTGGTGAACATGGCCGGACGAGGCTGGGGCGGCGAGGCGACCCCTCACACCGCCGCATACGCCGCCACGAAAGCCGCGGTCGCGAGCATCACCCGCAGCGTCGCGGCCGAGAACCGCGGCCGACGCATGTCGGTCCACGCGTTCGTGCCCGGCATGGTGCGTACCGACTTCTACCGCGACATGCGCGTGAGCCCGCGTCTGGCGGCCAGCGCCGGCAACGTCGAGTTCGCGCTCGACGCGTTCGGCGTGCCCCTGCCCGAGGTCGGCCGGGCCTTCGTGCGCGTCGCGTCGCAGGAGCCGGGCCGCGTCACCGGCAAGGTCTACTCGGCGCTCACGCCCGGGCGCACCGCTCGCGGTATCGCTCGGATGATGTACTTCCGTGCCAGCGGACGCATGCGCGAGCCGGGCTAGAGGGAGGCGCATCTCAGAGGCGATGGGAGACTACGAGTACCGGCGCCGCGAGCGCCATTCACCCGCCAGCCGCCCGGCCGCGAGCCGCCGCGCGCCGGTGGGCCGCATCGTAGCCGCGAGCGCGCTCGGCGTGCTCGCATTCCTCGCCGCGGGCGCGTGGGTCACGTGGGCGATGACGCGCCCGGCCGTCGCGCTCGTGACCGCCGATCCGGCCGACGCCGCGATCACCCTCACCCCTCTCGGCTCGGCAGAACCGCCGTCGACGGCGCGCGGACGGTTCTCGACCTCTACGCTCGAGCCCGGCCCCTACCACGTCGTCGTCGAGCGCAAGGGCTTCCGCACCTTCGAGCGCGACGTGCATCTCTCGCGCGGACGCTTGATGCGCCTTGCGTGCGTACTGCGTCCGAAGCCGTTCGCGCTCAGCGTCAGCGCTCACCCCAAGGGCGCGACGGTCGAGGTGCGCGCGGGCGGGCATTCGATGCGCGGGCGGGCGCCCTGGCGAGGCGCCGTCGCCGCCGGGCCAGTCACCGTCACGGTGACCGCGACGGGCCGGGACCCCGTCGTGCGCCGGCTCTTCCTCGACGCTTCCGCGACCATCGACGCTTGGCTCGACCCCAAGGGTCAGATCGTCTCGTGCGCCGGGGTGCTGCGCTGCGGCCCGGCGCCCAAGGCGATCGCACTCACGCCCGACGGACGCGAGGCATGGACGACGCTGCTGGGCGGACCGCCCTCGGTAGAAGTGTGGGACCTGCGCTCCGGTCGCCGCGTCGCAGCGATCGACCTCGGCAAGAACGGCGCGGTGGAAGTGACGTTCTCGCGCAACGGGAAGCGCGCGTACGCGAGCCAGATGGAGACGGCCCGCGTCTTCGAGATCGACACCCGCACGCACCGCGTGCTCCGCTCGCTTCCCACCCACAGCTCGTGGACGAAGGTCGTCGCGCTGTCGCCGGACGGGAGCACGCTCTTCGCCGCCAACTGGGTCGGCAACGACGTCTCGGAGATCGACCTGATCACCGGAGAGGTGCGACGGCGCATCCCCACGGTGCGCACGCCGCGAGGGTTGTGGCCGACGAGGGACGGGAAGTCGCTCTACGTGGCCGGCTTCGACAGGGGCGATCTCGCGCGCATCGACCTCGCGACCGGGCGAAGCTCCGTCGTCTTCCGGAGCGGCGGAGCGCTGCGCCACCTCGTCGCCGACGAGCAGCGCGGAGTCCTATACGCGTCGGACATGGCCCGCGACTGCGTGTGGGTCCACGACCTGGAGACCGGCGGTACCCGACGCTTCGTCACGACCGACCACAAACCGAACACCATCGACCTCTCACCCGACGGGATGATGCTCTTCGTCTCGTGCCGGGGAGCGAACAACCCGCGCTCGTACTACCTGCCTGGCC
Proteins encoded in this region:
- a CDS encoding SDR family oxidoreductase, which produces MRRGGRQCGRELTDPEAVEDLVAELHSRHLRAAGAVADVRSDTDLARLLETALAAFGRVDVWLNNAGVSAGYRHLDDLSPEEVREIVDINVTGTLLGCRLMAPYFAEHGGILVNMAGRGWGGEATPHTAAYAATKAAVASITRSVAAENRGRRMSVHAFVPGMVRTDFYRDMRVSPRLAASAGNVEFALDAFGVPLPEVGRAFVRVASQEPGRVTGKVYSALTPGRTARGIARMMYFRASGRMREPG
- a CDS encoding TIGR00725 family protein, whose product is MRTVVGVMGSGEPLDPAGYTRAYEVGRLVAGRGWVLVNGGRAAGVMDASAKGAHDSGGLVVGVLPDADADEASTHLDIAVRTGMGEARNVVNVLTSDVVIALPGGAGTLSEIALALRADVPVVALDFPLGVAFARFESAGLLSNASTPEEAVDLAARELAKRGL
- a CDS encoding SIMPL domain-containing protein (The SIMPL domain is named for its presence in mouse protein SIMPL (signalling molecule that associates with mouse pelle-like kinase). Bacterial member BP26, from Brucella, was shown to assemble into a channel-like structure, while YggE from E. coli has been associated with resistance to oxidative stress.), which produces MKRYLPALLAALLAVAALGLAGCQTKVVTSPGGGAPIDTVTAQGNGKALTAPDKAEMTFGVSITDSDAKRALDRASTTARAITDALLSAGIAKDDIQTAGITLFPQRDNSNHVTGYSSSISVRAVARDFAKLGAVIEAATKAGATEIGGPSFMVSDDNPANDKALSAAVDDARKRAGTMAKAAGKSVGRIVSVSEAGVQSPGPIYDQRFMASARSRGAAAPPVEPGSMETVAQVTVVFELK
- a CDS encoding glycosyltransferase, yielding MKKQPRGVSIIILTHNNLRYTQECLEALDETTSGHQIVIVDNASTDGTPEFLQKLAEEKPHVRALFNTRNAGFAAGCNQGVAASKYGTICLLNNDTVPMEGWLDAMLEVLSGDVGIVGSKLMLPDTTLQHCGIEFQYNKEPVPHFWPYHRYLKEPEDLPEANVLEEVPGVTAACLLTTKKVWDRVDGMDEGYFVANFEDVDFNLAVRDKGFRVMYQPASRLTHYWGTTVNSKGDAPDSPGRYFEQNFARLYQKWFDKLRTGLHTVPGRTSAPPPVTRTTDGGLHVLFTLLNFRFLTGSELYVYELCRELRERGHRVTVISQTGGVVDARARQLGVEVYDVQSAPYRSLRPDILHVSQFQPAEIALKMFPSVPAVATVHSQYDIETPLVDDRIERYICIRPEIMEHIVSDHQIAPERCAVVYNPIDFTRFRPVEMEPHARRRTVFVGTIDPLRQNTILNLVERSTAEDFDLRIVGQRHADYLDNVDLPHVTVEAPVWDIERYIYDATETAGVLLGRTTIEGWACGKPGWIYEVDEAGEILGYELHQPPKDMSRFDSRLVADTMERIYREAISAKG